The following is a genomic window from Aquificota bacterium.
GTGGAGCCAAGCTCCCCGTAGATATAGCCCTTGACCTAAACAGGCTTGGATTTACCATACTTGAAGGCTATGGCCTTACAGAGACCTCTCCCATAGTATCCTTTAACCCACCCCAAAGGCCCAAGCTTGGCTCTGTAGGCCTTCCCATAGAGGAGGTTTATGTAAAGATATCCGAAGAGGGAGAGGTGCTTGTAAGGGGTGTTAATGTGATGCAGGGCTATTATAAGAAGCCAGAGGAGACAAAGAAGGCCTTCAAAGATGGCTGGTTTATGACGGGAGACCTAGGCTACCTTGACCAAGAAGGCTACCTATACATAACGGGTAGAAAAAAGGAGATCCTTGTGCTTTCCGGTGGCAAAAAGGTAAACCCGGAGGAGCTGGAAGCTCTTATTATGAAGGAAGGAGCAGGCATAAAGGAGGTGGCGGTCTTAGAAATAGACGGCTCTGTGAAAGCCCTTGTGCTTCCAGACTTTGAAAGGCTAAGGAGCCAAGGCATTCTAAACATAGAAGAGTACATAAGATGGCAAGTAATAGACAAGGTAAATCAAAAACTACCCGATTGGAAAAGGATAACGGGGTTTAAAATCATCAAAGAAGAACTTCCAAAGACAAGGCTTGGGAAGATAAGAAGGTTTTTATTGCCACAGATATACCTTTCCCAAGAGGAAGCCTTAGAAAGAGAAGAAGAAGGCCCCCTTTTGAACACTCAGGAAGGTATGATAATAAGGTCCTACCTTGAAAAGGCCACCCAGAGGAAGGTAAAGGGCCACCACCATGTAGAGCTTGACCTTGGCCTTGACTCTTTGGGTAAGGTGGAGTTTTTGAGCTTCCTTGAGTCTTCCTTTGGCATAAGGCTTACAGAGGAGGACCTAGCCCAAAGCCCAAGGGTGGACCAGATTGTAGGACTCATAATAGAAAAAAAGGAAAAGGTGGAGGTTTCAGAAAAAAGTTGGAAGGACATACTCTTGGAAGCACAGCCTTATACTTTAAAAGACTATGCTCCTGTCTTCCATGCGGGCAGGCTTCTTTTAAAGCTCTTTTTTAAACTCTACAACAGGCTTAGTGTAAAAGGCTTGGAAAACCTGCCGAAGGCGCCCTTTATCCTTGCTCCAAACCATGCCAGCTACTTGGACGGCTTTGTGATAGCAAGTGCACTACCACCTTCCATAGCAGAAAAGACCTACTTTTTGGGTGCGGAGGAATATTTTAAAAATCCTTTAACTTCCCTATTTGGAAGGCTCGCCCATGTGATAACGGTAAACCTTGACAGAAGGCTAAAAGAATCCCTGCAAAAGACCGCATGGGCCTTAAGGCTTGGAAGGGTGGTGGTCATATTTCCAGAAGGTGCAAGGACAAGGGACGGCAGGCTTTTGCCCTTTAGAAAAGGCTTTGCCATACTAAGTAAAGAACTCTCTGTGCCGGTGGTGCCAGTGGCCATAAAAGGAACCTATGAAGCCATGTCCATCTACCATAAACTACCAAGGCCAAAGAAGATTGAAGTTATCTTTGGAAGCCCAATTTATCCGGAAGGCAAAAGCTACGAGGAGATTGTGGAAGAGGTAAAGAAAGAGGTTGAAAGGCTTTTGGAGGCTTAAAATATAAATTATGGACAAGATAAGGAACTTTTCCATCATAGCCCATGTGGACCACGGTAAGTCTACCCTTGCGGACAGGCTTTTGGAGTTCACCGGCGCAGTATCAAGGAGAGAGCTAAAGGAACAAATGCTGGATACTTTGGAGATTGAGAGGGAAAGGGGTATAACTATAAAGCTCCAGGCAGTAAGGATGTTTTACAAGGCAAAGGATGGAGAGGTATATACCTTGCATCTTATAGATACGCCGGGGCATGTGGACTTCTCTTATGAGATTTCAAGGGCTTTGGCTGCATGCGAGGGAGCCTTGCTTTTGGTGGATGCCACGCAGGGCATAGAGGCCCAAACGGTTGCTAACTTCTGGAAAGCCATAGAGCAGGACCTTGTGATCATACCGGTCATAAACAAGATAGACCTTCCGGCGGCAGACCCAGAGAGGGTAAAAAGGCAAATAGAAGAAATATTGGGACTTCCATCGGAGGAGGTAATCCTTGCCTCAGCAAAGGAAGGCATAGGCATAGAAGAGGTGTTGGAAGCCATAGTGAAAAGGATACCACCACCCAAGGGAGACCCTACAAAGCCTCTAAAAGCCCTCATCTTTGACTCATACTACGACCAATATAGGGGTGCTGTTGCCTTTGTTAGGGTCTTTGACGGTGAGGTAAGGCCCGGCACGCGCATAAGGCTCTTTTCCACCGGAAAAGAGTTTGAAGTGACAGAGGTGGGCGCCCAAACGCCCAAGCTTACAAAGTTTGAAAAGCTTTCTGCAGGGGATGTGGGATACATTGCAGCTTCTATAAAGGATGTGAGAGACATAAGGGTTGGCGATACCATAACCGATGCCAAAAATCCAACTCCAGAACCAGTGCCAGGCTTTAGGCCTGCCAAGCCCATGGTCTATGCAGGCATATACCCATCCGAGGGCTACACCTACGAGGAGCTAAGGGATGCTTTGGAAAAATATGCCATAAACGATGCGGCCATACAGTTTGAACCGGAGACATCTCCAGCCCTTGGCCTTGGCTTCAGAGTAGGCTTTTTGGGCCTTCTGCACATGGAGATAGTGCAGGAAAGGCTTGAAAGGGAGTATGGCGTAAGTATAGTGACCACCGCACCAAGCGTTGTATACAGGGTTAGGTTCAAAAATGGCCAGATAAAGGAGATAAGAAACCCTTCCGAGCTTCCAGAAAACTGGGGCATAATAGAAGCCATAGAAGAGCCCTTTGTGCTTCTTACAATTATTACTCCCAAGGATTACGTGGGCAACATAATGAACTTATGCCAAGAAAAGAGGGGCGTTCAAAAGAAGTTTACATACCTTGACCCAAACACGGTAATGCTTGAGTATGAGATGCCTTTGAGTGAGATAATATTGGACTTCCATGACAAGGTAAAGAGCCTTTCAAAAGGCTACGCCTCTTACGATTATGAATTTATAGGTTTTAGGGAAGAGGACCTTGTAAGGTTAAACGTCTTTATAAACAACGAGCCAGTGGATGCTCTTTCCTTTATAGTTCATAGGGACAAGGCTTACAGGAGGGCAAGACAATTGGTAGAAAAGCTAAAGGAAGTCATACCAAGACAGCTCTTTGAGGTAAAGGTTCAGGCTGGCATAGGAACCAAGATAATAGCTTCCGAGAGGATACCACCCCTTAGGGCAAACGTGACAGCCAAGTGCTATGGTGGAGATGTGACAAGGAAGAAAAAGCTCTTGGAAAAGCAAAAGGAAGGAAAGAAAAGGCTAAAGCAGTTTGGGAAGGTGGAATTGCCTCAAGAGGCCTTTTTGACCGTGCTTAAGGTAGATTAAACATTTCCTTTGCCTTTATAAGCTTTACTATCATCTCGTTTGTAGGCACCTTTATTCCCTTTTCCTTTGCAAGCTCCACCAAGGCACCGTTTAAGGCATCTATCTCCGTTTTGCCCCTCTTTACGTCTTCCAGCATGGAAGGGTAATGGTCAGCCGTTGGCGGTATGAGCCTCTCATAAAAGTGTCTTTTGTAATCTTCTGGGCCTTTCCAAAAGGTCTCTATGGAGTTTGCCCTTAGGACATTAAAGGCCTCCTCTATTATCCTGTCCATAAGCTCCTTTGTGTATGGATTTTTTGTAAGGTCTCCGTAGCTTCTTTCAAAGAGGGCTCCCAAAGGATTCAAGGCACAGTTATAGAGTATCTTGTCCCAGAGGTATTTATAAACCTCCTTCTCATACCTTGTGGGTATGCCAGCCTTGGAGAAAAGGTCTGCCAGGTCTTTCAAAAATCCTTCTTCCATGATGCCAGAAGGATCTCCAATCACCACATCATCACCGCACACCGTTATCCTCACATGACCCCACTCTAAAAGCTTGGCGCCAAAGATAACCCTGGATAGGATAACTTTACCCTTTCCAAAATACCTTATAGCCTTTTCATAGTTGCCATAGCCATTTTGTGCTACCATCAAAAGACTTTTTCCTTTGCTTAAAGGCTCTATATCCTTCAAAGCCCTCTCTGTGTCATAGCTTTTTACCGTAAGGATTATAAGGTCTGGTTCAAAATCAAGAAGTTCCAAAGAGCCTATTGCTTTTACCCCTTGTTCAAACTCGCCCCATATACCCTCCACCCTTATTTTGTTTAGACTTTTTCCCTTCTTTAAAAGCCCCACAGCCCTGTGTCCAGCCCTGCTTAAAAAGGCAAGGTAGGTGCTTCCAAGGGCACCCACACCCACCACCAAAAATTTCACTCCTTTTCCTCCAGCTTTACAAGTGGTAGTAGGTCTCTTAGGTCTATGTATCTGTCGCAGGCGTTTACAAGCTCAACCGCCGTGGCCTCCTTTGTAGAAAGGCATATTATCTCTTTCCCAAAGTTCCTCAAGGTCCACACAAGCCTTTCAAAGTCCCCATCGCCGGTGCATAAGATGGCAGTATGGTAGTTATCCTTTGTTAAAAGGGCATCTATGGTTAGGTTTACATCAAGGTCTCCCTTGTATGTGCCGTCCTTTAGCTGTTTTATGGGCTTTTTAACCACCGTTATACCGCTAAAAGCCAAAAACTTGATAAAATCCTCCTGCTTTTCATCCCCTTCTCTGTAGGCAAGATAAAAGAAGGTGTTGTATATGTCAAACTCCACCTTAAAGTAGTTTACAAGCTTTACAAGGTCAATCCTTTGATGGAGTATATTCTTTTGGATAAAGTAAAAGTTTGCCCCATCAATGAATATACATGCCCTTCTCTTCATTCCTGAATATACCATATCCTTATCCCCACCGATACGTGTGAATTTCTCTCCCAAAGAGTTTCTACGCTAACTATCTTAGGCTTATTTAACTTTATCCATTGGTTCACCTGCTCTTCAAGGAGCTGTTCCATGCTCTCATCTCTAAAAGGTGTAAGCTTTCTATGAAAATCCTTAAATCTTAGCTCCATTAGGTAATTTCCTCTTCGTAGTAAGATACTACCACCTTTGCAGGCCTTAAAACTCTATCGTGCAACAGGTAGCCCTTTCTTTCAACCCTTATGATGGTATTGGGTGGCACATCTTGATTGTATTCTTTATCCACGGCCTCCGCAAGGTATGGGTCAAACTCCTTCCCTTCCAGCTCCATAGGCCTTATGCCATGCTTTTCCAGTATTCTAAGAAGTTCTTTGTATATGAGTTCAAAGCCCCTTCTAAAGCCTTCCAAGTCTGCACCCTCATACTGGAAGGCCCTTTCAAAGTTATCCACTATCTCAAGAAGGTCAAGGGCGAGTTTCTCATGGCCATACTTTCTTAGCTCCTCAAGGTCTCTCCTGTATCTTTCCTTGAGGTATTCCGCCTCCCTTTGAAGCTCCACATACCTTTGATTTATAGCCCTTGCTGTACTCTCAAGCTTTAAAACCTTCTCCTCAAGCTCCTTTATT
Proteins encoded in this region:
- a CDS encoding nucleotide exchange factor GrpE, translating into MEEKEKKEEALEQTTEAHVEDEKDIRIKELEEKVLKLESTARAINQRYVELQREAEYLKERYRRDLEELRKYGHEKLALDLLEIVDNFERAFQYEGADLEGFRRGFELIYKELLRILEKHGIRPMELEGKEFDPYLAEAVDKEYNQDVPPNTIIRVERKGYLLHDRVLRPAKVVVSYYEEEIT
- a CDS encoding AMP-binding protein; the protein is MKLLLEEGVVLPEIEDFGKIALIKGNYKVSYKELIENISSFARLVDILPGERVVICSENRPEWVYAFYGTWQRGGIVVPIDYMSSVEEAYYIVKEVEPTIVFCSNQTQRTIKEALERSGIKATIYNFDDLIIPKPFGKVLSRSLHETALILYTSGTTGEPKGVMLSFKNLLSNIKAIEKVGVAGKEDITLALLPFHHSYPLMVTMLVPLYLGATIVFLERLSSEELLKALKEHKITILVGVPRLYQLLHQRIMEGIRSNPLGNLLFAISPFLNPPLRRLLFKRVHKAFGGRIKYLVSGGAKLPVDIALDLNRLGFTILEGYGLTETSPIVSFNPPQRPKLGSVGLPIEEVYVKISEEGEVLVRGVNVMQGYYKKPEETKKAFKDGWFMTGDLGYLDQEGYLYITGRKKEILVLSGGKKVNPEELEALIMKEGAGIKEVAVLEIDGSVKALVLPDFERLRSQGILNIEEYIRWQVIDKVNQKLPDWKRITGFKIIKEELPKTRLGKIRRFLLPQIYLSQEEALEREEEGPLLNTQEGMIIRSYLEKATQRKVKGHHHVELDLGLDSLGKVEFLSFLESSFGIRLTEEDLAQSPRVDQIVGLIIEKKEKVEVSEKSWKDILLEAQPYTLKDYAPVFHAGRLLLKLFFKLYNRLSVKGLENLPKAPFILAPNHASYLDGFVIASALPPSIAEKTYFLGAEEYFKNPLTSLFGRLAHVITVNLDRRLKESLQKTAWALRLGRVVVIFPEGARTRDGRLLPFRKGFAILSKELSVPVVPVAIKGTYEAMSIYHKLPRPKKIEVIFGSPIYPEGKSYEEIVEEVKKEVERLLEA
- a CDS encoding 2-dehydropantoate 2-reductase → MKFLVVGVGALGSTYLAFLSRAGHRAVGLLKKGKSLNKIRVEGIWGEFEQGVKAIGSLELLDFEPDLIILTVKSYDTERALKDIEPLSKGKSLLMVAQNGYGNYEKAIRYFGKGKVILSRVIFGAKLLEWGHVRITVCGDDVVIGDPSGIMEEGFLKDLADLFSKAGIPTRYEKEVYKYLWDKILYNCALNPLGALFERSYGDLTKNPYTKELMDRIIEEAFNVLRANSIETFWKGPEDYKRHFYERLIPPTADHYPSMLEDVKRGKTEIDALNGALVELAKEKGIKVPTNEMIVKLIKAKEMFNLP
- a CDS encoding NYN domain-containing protein, producing MKRRACIFIDGANFYFIQKNILHQRIDLVKLVNYFKVEFDIYNTFFYLAYREGDEKQEDFIKFLAFSGITVVKKPIKQLKDGTYKGDLDVNLTIDALLTKDNYHTAILCTGDGDFERLVWTLRNFGKEIICLSTKEATAVELVNACDRYIDLRDLLPLVKLEEKE
- the lepA gene encoding translation elongation factor 4, producing MDKIRNFSIIAHVDHGKSTLADRLLEFTGAVSRRELKEQMLDTLEIERERGITIKLQAVRMFYKAKDGEVYTLHLIDTPGHVDFSYEISRALAACEGALLLVDATQGIEAQTVANFWKAIEQDLVIIPVINKIDLPAADPERVKRQIEEILGLPSEEVILASAKEGIGIEEVLEAIVKRIPPPKGDPTKPLKALIFDSYYDQYRGAVAFVRVFDGEVRPGTRIRLFSTGKEFEVTEVGAQTPKLTKFEKLSAGDVGYIAASIKDVRDIRVGDTITDAKNPTPEPVPGFRPAKPMVYAGIYPSEGYTYEELRDALEKYAINDAAIQFEPETSPALGLGFRVGFLGLLHMEIVQERLEREYGVSIVTTAPSVVYRVRFKNGQIKEIRNPSELPENWGIIEAIEEPFVLLTIITPKDYVGNIMNLCQEKRGVQKKFTYLDPNTVMLEYEMPLSEIILDFHDKVKSLSKGYASYDYEFIGFREEDLVRLNVFINNEPVDALSFIVHRDKAYRRARQLVEKLKEVIPRQLFEVKVQAGIGTKIIASERIPPLRANVTAKCYGGDVTRKKKLLEKQKEGKKRLKQFGKVELPQEAFLTVLKVD